One Lactobacillus crispatus DNA segment encodes these proteins:
- the treC gene encoding alpha,alpha-phosphotrehalase yields MTDLGKKVIYQIYPKSFYDSNGDGVGDIPGIIAKIDYIKKLNVDMIWFNPFFVSPQNDGGYDIADYYRIDPRFGTMSDFEELTKKLKEIGVGVMLDMVLNHCSTENIWFKKALAGDEKYRKFFYLRKAKPDGSLPNNWQSKFGGPAWAKFGDTDYYYLHLYDPTQADLDWHNPEVRQELFKVINFWRSKGVHGFRFDVINVTGKDEKLVDSTGDPSQEKSLYTDTAVVHQYLKEMNRATFGQDPDSITVGEMSSTTIANSIEYSKPSEHELSMVFTFHHLKVDYKNGEKWTKEPFDFMKLKHLFTEWQEKMDQGGGWNALFWNNHDQPWALNRFGDTGKYREKSAEMLATATHCMRGTPYIYMGEEIGMMDPHYSSIHDYVDVEAKNAFAALKQKGISDDEAFAIVKTKARDNSRVPMHWDDSKFAGFSESKPWLLPTDQDRINVEKELHEGEIFAYYQKLIKLRKHEQLISDGHIRMFLKDDPQIFAYERFLKDEAKKILVFTNFYGTDHVAPLPEQYQNKNYQLVLSNYSAQDGKLEENISLKPYEALVIKIN; encoded by the coding sequence ATGACGGATTTAGGCAAAAAAGTAATTTACCAAATTTATCCCAAATCTTTTTATGATTCTAATGGCGATGGAGTAGGTGATATTCCAGGGATCATCGCTAAAATCGATTACATCAAGAAGCTTAACGTTGATATGATCTGGTTTAATCCCTTTTTTGTATCCCCTCAGAATGATGGCGGTTATGACATTGCGGATTATTACCGAATTGATCCTCGCTTTGGCACAATGTCTGACTTTGAGGAATTAACTAAAAAGCTAAAAGAAATAGGCGTTGGCGTCATGTTGGATATGGTGCTAAACCATTGTTCAACCGAAAATATATGGTTTAAAAAAGCTTTGGCAGGAGACGAAAAGTACCGCAAATTCTTTTACTTAAGGAAAGCTAAGCCTGACGGCTCCTTGCCTAATAATTGGCAAAGTAAGTTTGGTGGACCAGCTTGGGCAAAATTTGGTGATACGGATTATTATTACCTACATTTATATGATCCAACTCAAGCAGATCTCGATTGGCATAACCCAGAAGTTCGTCAAGAATTGTTCAAAGTAATTAACTTCTGGCGTTCAAAGGGAGTACATGGTTTCCGTTTTGACGTAATTAACGTGACCGGTAAGGATGAAAAGTTAGTTGATTCAACTGGTGATCCAAGTCAGGAAAAGAGTCTTTATACTGATACAGCAGTAGTGCATCAATATTTAAAAGAAATGAATCGCGCTACTTTTGGTCAAGATCCTGACTCAATTACGGTGGGTGAAATGTCTTCAACTACTATTGCTAATTCGATTGAGTACTCTAAGCCGAGTGAGCATGAATTGTCCATGGTCTTTACTTTCCATCATTTAAAAGTCGATTATAAAAACGGTGAAAAGTGGACTAAAGAGCCGTTTGATTTCATGAAATTAAAGCACTTATTTACTGAATGGCAAGAAAAAATGGATCAAGGTGGCGGTTGGAATGCTTTGTTCTGGAACAATCATGACCAGCCGTGGGCCCTTAACCGTTTTGGTGATACTGGTAAATATCGAGAGAAATCTGCCGAAATGCTTGCTACTGCGACACATTGTATGCGCGGAACTCCTTACATTTATATGGGCGAAGAAATAGGAATGATGGATCCACATTATTCTTCAATTCATGATTATGTAGATGTTGAAGCTAAAAATGCTTTTGCGGCATTGAAACAAAAGGGAATAAGCGATGATGAAGCATTTGCAATAGTAAAAACTAAAGCACGAGATAACTCTCGTGTGCCGATGCACTGGGATGATAGTAAATTTGCTGGCTTTAGTGAATCAAAGCCATGGCTTTTACCAACAGATCAAGATAGAATTAATGTTGAAAAAGAATTACACGAGGGTGAAATTTTTGCTTACTATCAAAAATTGATCAAGTTGCGTAAGCACGAACAACTGATTTCTGATGGCCATATTAGAATGTTTTTAAAAGATGATCCACAAATTTTTGCCTATGAACGTTTTTTGAAGGATGAAGCTAAAAAAATATTAGTTTTCACTAATTTCTATGGTACTGATCATGTAGCACCATTGCCCGAACAATATCAAAATAAGAATTATCAACTCGTATTGAGCAATTATTCTGCACAAGATGGCAAACTAGAAGAGAATATCTCATTGAAGCCATATGAAGCTTTAGTAATTAAAATTAATTAG
- the treR gene encoding trehalose operon repressor, with product MTKAKSELIAQDLASKIKHQQFKEGERLPSENQLTELYGASRETVRKALQQLTSLGLIQKIKGKGSIVLNLEKFSFPISGISSFAELNKSLGMNAKTKLLNDEMVDDLPAIFKKFFPEQKKHAGIYVERLRMINDEPEVLDCDFLFNPPITELPSEEAEKSIYNYLENKLGLDISYATKAITVEEIDADLQEKLQLDSKEAVLVASHNFLADTTLFQLTLSFHNPKKFKFIDFARRQKIKL from the coding sequence ATGACTAAAGCAAAATCTGAACTGATCGCTCAAGACTTAGCTTCTAAGATTAAACATCAACAATTTAAGGAAGGCGAGCGCTTGCCTAGTGAAAATCAATTGACAGAGCTTTATGGCGCGTCACGCGAAACAGTCCGTAAAGCTTTGCAGCAATTGACCTCGTTAGGATTAATCCAAAAAATCAAGGGCAAAGGTTCGATCGTCCTTAATTTGGAAAAGTTTTCGTTTCCTATTTCAGGAATTTCTAGCTTTGCGGAATTAAATAAATCATTAGGAATGAATGCAAAAACTAAGCTACTTAATGATGAAATGGTTGATGATTTGCCGGCAATTTTCAAGAAATTCTTCCCTGAACAAAAGAAGCATGCAGGGATCTATGTTGAACGTTTAAGAATGATTAACGATGAACCAGAAGTGCTGGACTGTGATTTCTTATTTAATCCACCAATTACTGAGCTTCCGTCAGAAGAAGCAGAAAAATCAATCTACAATTATTTAGAAAATAAATTAGGGCTAGATATATCCTATGCAACTAAGGCAATTACGGTAGAAGAAATCGATGCTGATTTACAAGAGAAATTGCAATTGGATAGTAAGGAAGCAGTACTAGTAGCTAGTCATAATTTTTTAGCAGATACAACGCTGTTTCAGTTAACTTTATCCTTTCATAATCCTAAAAAGTTTAAATTTATTGACTTTGCTCGTAGACAAAAAATTAAGTTATAG
- a CDS encoding glucose PTS transporter subunit IIA, whose protein sequence is MNKNEIALLAPANGQVIALSKTSDPIFSKGTMGDGFGLTPTDNIVLAPVSGTISMIAETKHAIGITTKDGLEVLVHMGVDTVGLKGEPFDVVIKNGQEVKAGDQIATMNIEMIKAKDLDTTIMTLITNSSMKLDGLDVTEGKAEAGDTVARAYLKESKEDSSDKKLSYDELATFIIKNVGGKDNINNLIHCITRLRFYLKDESKANDDILKNQRGILDVMHAGGQYQVVIGNEVTNVYDAVMKQLPGLSDNPAPQTNNQDDGKNPVSRAFSNLIGFITGSMSPVIGVIAASGIIKGLLALLTLPQLGALLSVKSPVYVTVSAMADSAFFFLPVLVGFAAAKRLGSDPMIAAVIGGFLVYPQMITWGKSMTTMFSLGSWNFQFLNYSYSIFPMILAAWLAKECEQWLKKALPSYLQMIFTPLITILVVSTITLVITGPIIQGAANGIAVFINWLVSASGWVGGLIIGAFYQLLVIFGLHWGVVPLVAQQIASTGQSSLNAIICATMVSQGAAVLAVAIKSKKADIKELGIAAAISAFCGVTEPAIYGINLRYKKVFASGCIGSAFGGLVTGLMHGTMYGFTGGLIGFSSFFNPAHPTQLNSFYTFLIASAVSIIVSFIAVWVWGYNDNMTMGKKVAKKQRPGSAK, encoded by the coding sequence ATGAATAAAAACGAAATTGCATTACTTGCTCCTGCTAATGGTCAAGTAATTGCACTAAGTAAAACAAGTGATCCTATCTTTAGCAAAGGAACTATGGGTGATGGTTTTGGTTTAACACCAACTGATAATATAGTTCTTGCACCAGTTAGCGGCACTATCTCAATGATTGCTGAAACAAAGCATGCGATCGGAATTACTACTAAAGATGGTCTAGAAGTATTGGTCCACATGGGAGTTGATACGGTTGGACTTAAAGGTGAACCGTTTGATGTAGTAATTAAAAATGGTCAGGAAGTTAAAGCTGGTGACCAAATTGCCACGATGAATATAGAGATGATTAAAGCAAAAGATCTTGATACTACGATTATGACTTTAATCACCAATTCATCTATGAAACTTGATGGCTTAGATGTAACTGAAGGTAAAGCAGAAGCTGGCGATACAGTTGCTCGAGCTTATTTAAAGGAGTCAAAAGAAGATAGTTCAGACAAGAAACTTTCGTATGATGAATTAGCTACTTTCATTATTAAGAATGTTGGTGGTAAAGATAATATAAATAACCTGATTCACTGTATCACACGTTTGCGCTTTTATTTGAAAGATGAGTCTAAAGCCAATGATGATATTTTAAAAAATCAACGTGGCATACTTGACGTTATGCATGCTGGTGGTCAATATCAAGTCGTAATCGGTAATGAGGTTACCAATGTTTACGATGCAGTTATGAAACAATTGCCTGGTCTTAGTGACAATCCTGCACCTCAAACTAATAATCAGGATGATGGTAAAAATCCTGTTTCTAGAGCCTTTAGTAATCTAATTGGTTTTATTACCGGCTCAATGAGTCCTGTAATCGGTGTTATTGCAGCATCGGGTATCATCAAAGGCTTACTTGCACTACTCACCCTTCCACAACTTGGTGCTTTACTTAGCGTCAAGAGTCCGGTCTATGTCACAGTTAGTGCTATGGCCGACTCTGCTTTCTTCTTTCTACCAGTTCTAGTAGGATTTGCAGCCGCTAAGCGGTTAGGATCCGATCCAATGATTGCTGCAGTAATTGGCGGTTTCTTAGTTTATCCACAAATGATTACTTGGGGCAAGAGTATGACGACAATGTTTAGTCTTGGATCTTGGAACTTCCAATTCTTAAACTATTCTTACTCTATCTTTCCAATGATTTTAGCTGCTTGGCTAGCTAAAGAATGTGAACAGTGGTTAAAGAAAGCTTTGCCTAGTTACTTGCAAATGATCTTTACCCCATTAATTACTATCCTTGTAGTTTCAACTATCACATTAGTTATTACCGGTCCAATCATTCAAGGAGCCGCAAATGGTATCGCAGTCTTTATTAACTGGCTAGTATCTGCATCTGGCTGGGTTGGCGGCTTAATAATCGGTGCCTTTTATCAGTTATTGGTTATTTTTGGTCTTCACTGGGGCGTTGTGCCACTAGTTGCTCAACAAATTGCCTCAACTGGTCAAAGCTCATTAAACGCAATTATCTGCGCAACAATGGTTTCCCAAGGTGCAGCTGTTCTTGCAGTCGCAATCAAATCAAAGAAAGCAGACATAAAAGAGCTAGGAATTGCAGCAGCTATTTCAGCCTTCTGCGGTGTTACTGAACCCGCTATTTATGGTATTAACTTAAGATATAAGAAGGTCTTTGCTTCAGGTTGTATTGGCTCAGCCTTCGGTGGCCTAGTTACTGGTTTAATGCATGGTACTATGTATGGCTTTACCGGTGGTCTAATTGGCTTCTCAAGCTTTTTCAACCCGGCCCATCCTACTCAACTAAATAGTTTCTATACTTTCCTAATTGCCAGTGCTGTTTCAATTATAGTTTCATTTATTGCAGTTTGGGTATGGGGATATAATGACAACATGACTATGGGTAAAAAAGTAGCCAAGAAGCAACGCCCAGGTTCAGCTAAATAA
- the spx gene encoding transcriptional regulator Spx: protein MITLYMSTSSASSRKARAWLNKYHLSFKEKNVFKELSKEDVLHLLSLTENGTEDILSTRSQSFKQLKNKLNEDLSLSKMVDLITQNPGLLKRPIIADDHRMQVGYNEEDIRQFLPRDIRKAELIEAQRIADAA from the coding sequence ATGATTACTCTTTATATGTCAACAAGTAGTGCATCTTCACGTAAGGCGAGAGCATGGCTTAACAAATATCATCTTTCTTTCAAGGAAAAGAACGTCTTTAAGGAATTATCTAAAGAAGATGTCCTTCATCTGTTGTCTTTAACTGAAAATGGAACTGAGGATATTTTATCTACTCGTTCACAGTCTTTCAAACAATTAAAGAATAAGTTGAATGAAGACTTGTCATTGTCTAAAATGGTTGATTTAATTACTCAGAATCCAGGATTATTAAAGAGACCTATTATTGCAGACGACCATCGGATGCAGGTGGGCTATAATGAAGAAGATATTCGTCAGTTCTTGCCTCGTGATATCAGAAAAGCTGAATTAATTGAGGCACAACGGATTGCTGATGCTGCTTAA
- a CDS encoding replication-associated recombination protein A, which translates to MNFKTPIAEQMRPQTLADMVGQSELLGPGKALRNIIKQHVNISLLLWGPPGTGKTSLAQIIAKENDYPFASFNASIDNKAQLNNIINAYKYQTFVLLIDEIHRMTKNLQDFLLPYLENGHVLLVGSTTENPIMSIVPAVRSRCQIFEFNPLTEDDIAAVLNKACTKVLKLVDHQVEKNSLNLIAAAADGDLRIALNILETVHALNPKKITLANVKSFTKQQFFSYDKNATKHYDYLAAYSDSMAGSDTDAALYYLAILLKNGDLASVVRRLREIPYTYIGLANPQQVTQIVTAANQAEKIGMPKAKYPLMFATMLMCISPKSGAFEEIWERLDQDSDHPNRYPMPNSLRDFHYKHAKEITGAGLAESPFQAPHQIAKQNYMPKGLKGKQYYFPKDNQNERRLYEQYLKLHRYIYGEDYQK; encoded by the coding sequence ATGAATTTTAAAACACCAATTGCCGAACAAATGAGGCCGCAAACACTGGCGGATATGGTAGGCCAAAGTGAGTTGCTGGGACCAGGAAAGGCTTTAAGAAATATTATCAAGCAGCATGTTAATATTTCTTTACTTCTCTGGGGGCCTCCTGGTACCGGAAAGACAAGCTTAGCTCAAATTATTGCTAAAGAGAATGATTATCCCTTTGCTTCCTTTAATGCTTCAATTGATAATAAAGCACAGTTGAACAACATTATTAATGCTTATAAGTATCAGACCTTCGTTCTTTTAATTGATGAAATCCACCGTATGACCAAAAATCTACAAGATTTTTTATTACCTTATTTAGAAAATGGTCACGTTCTACTTGTTGGCTCTACCACTGAAAATCCAATTATGTCGATTGTGCCTGCAGTGCGGTCACGTTGTCAAATCTTTGAGTTCAATCCTCTAACAGAAGACGATATTGCAGCTGTTTTGAACAAGGCATGTACTAAGGTCCTTAAATTAGTAGATCACCAAGTTGAAAAAAATTCGTTAAATTTGATAGCAGCTGCAGCTGATGGCGACCTACGAATTGCTTTAAACATTTTAGAGACTGTTCATGCACTTAATCCTAAAAAGATCACCTTAGCAAATGTTAAATCGTTTACTAAGCAGCAATTCTTTAGCTATGATAAGAATGCCACTAAACATTACGATTATTTAGCTGCATATTCTGACTCTATGGCTGGCTCTGACACAGATGCTGCACTTTATTATCTTGCTATTTTGCTAAAAAATGGAGATTTAGCTTCGGTTGTACGGCGTCTGCGTGAGATTCCATATACTTATATTGGCTTAGCTAATCCGCAACAAGTAACTCAAATTGTTACTGCAGCTAATCAAGCTGAAAAGATAGGAATGCCTAAAGCTAAATATCCACTAATGTTTGCAACAATGTTAATGTGTATTTCGCCAAAATCAGGAGCATTTGAGGAAATTTGGGAAAGACTTGATCAAGATAGTGATCATCCCAATCGGTATCCCATGCCTAATAGTTTGCGTGACTTTCATTATAAACACGCTAAAGAAATCACGGGAGCTGGCCTAGCTGAGTCACCTTTTCAAGCTCCGCATCAAATCGCCAAGCAAAATTATATGCCCAAGGGACTCAAAGGCAAACAATATTATTTCCCAAAAGACAATCAAAATGAACGCAGATTATATGAGCAATACCTAAAATTACATCGTTATATTTACGGCGAAGATTATCAAAAATAA